TCAGGCGCTCTACGCGCTGGTCATGACGGCCGCACTGTACATCATTATCGATTTCGAGTTTCCACGGATCGGGACGATCCGTATCGACCAAAGCGACGCGCTGCTGATATCCCAGCGCAACGCCATGGTGGATCCAGCCCCTGAAACCAGATAGCCACGGTACGGAATATTCAGTGGTGCATGGGTGTCTCATGTTTTGTATTGCGAGGGTGGTATGTCGGGCCGGCATGCAATCGCAGAAAGAACAGCAAAGCGGGTTTCTGGCTGGCTGATCGCCCTGCTGGCCACAGCATCTGCAACAGCGGCATTTGGGCAATCCGGCATCCGCCTGTCTCACGACGATCTGCAAAAGCGGGCAAATGGGGTGCTGGCATTGATGTCGCTTTCCATCGTTCCCGACATTACGACGAGTTCACTGTCCCTGGGCAGCGGCGGGGCAGGAACAGAGGGGTCGAGCGATTTCTTCATGACCCAGCTTGGTGGCGGAGACACCATTTCCGACAGCGTGCCTATTTACCTGGAAGGAGTGCTGGCTTACAGCCGCTACGATCCGACTTTCATTGCGACACAAGGCGCGCAACAGCGTAGCGTGCCGACCAAGTGGAACAGTTTGTCCGCCACAGGCGGCATCGGCTGGGATTTCAAACTGACCGACGAATTGAAACTGCGCCCCATTTTCAATTTCGCCCTGGGCAACGTCACCAGCGATTTGCGCGGCGCCAGTTGGTATGTCGGCCGGAAAACCGGGCGGGATGTGGAGTTCCTGGACAGAGGCTCGCTAAATGCCTATGGCCTCGGCGGATCGTTGATGCTGGATTGGGAGCACTATCGCCCGGGCTACGAAGTAGATGTGGAGCTGCGGTATTCCGACATCCGGCTTCAAAGTTTCGACAGTTCGGCTGCTGTAAAAGGCGAGGCGTCGGCGCGATCAGCCAATCTGTGGGCCCGCTACCGGGCCCCTACGGGAATCACATTGTTGCAACGGCCGTTGCGCTATGTGCTGGAGCTTACACATTCCGAGTTCCTGGGCGACCAGCGTGGCGTGCTGGGGTTCGATAGGTTGACATCGATAGGCGCAGGGCTGGAACTGGACTCCAGCGCCTATAACGTCGTCGTCACCCGTACCCGGCTGGTAGGCCGCTATGTATTCGGAACCAATGTTTCAGGTTTTTCAGTGGGATTGGCGGTGAGTTTCTGACCAACGTCAGCAGACTGAGCATGGCAACTGCGCTGCGAATTTATGTCGTGCAGGCTCATCAGGATAGAGGTGTTACATGAGATCGGAGCAATCTGAGGACATCGATTCCGGATCATTCTCGCTGGTACGCAATGACCCGTTCTATCGCCTGCAGCGCCGTCTGGGGCTGATACCGGCCAATGGAGGCGGATTTGTACGGCGCGCCTTGTTTTACGCGTTGGTGGCGTGGCTGCCTCTGGTCATTGCGTCGTGGCTGGCGGGTACCGTAGTGCAATCGGCGGGAATCGCCGAGCCGCTGCTCGGCCACATCGGCATCCACGTGCGCTGCCTGGTCGCCATTCCCGTGCTGGTCCTGGCAGAAGGCGTGGCACAGCAGACTATTCCCCTGTTCATGCGCGAATTCCGCCGCACAGGCCTGATCGGAGATGCCCAGAAGCCGCAATTCGAGCAGGTTATTGCCGGCGTATTGCGGTTACGCAACCGGGCCTTGCCATGGGTCGTCATCGTTGGCGTAGTCCTGGCTTGGACGGCGGCCTTCCTGCTGGCGCCCAATCCCGACGAGATCCAATGGGCCGGCGCTGACAGCCGCAGCCTGGCGTTCGGCGCGTGGTGGTTCCTGCTTGTCACGCGCCCGATATTCTCGGTGCTGCTGCTGGCCTGGATATGGCGCCTGATACTGCTGGGCATCCTGTTGCTCCGGATCGCGCGCCTGCCTCTGCAACTGGTGGTCATGCATCCCGACCGTGTCGGCGGGCTCGGCTTCCTGGATCGCGTGCCGCTGGTCTACAGCCCTTTCATTTTTTCGGTATCGGCGGTTATGGCCGGGGCATGGAGCCACAGTGTTTTCTACCATGAGGTGCCGGTGCCTTCGCTGTACGTCCAGATGGCCACGCTGCTGGCGGTGTTGGCCGCAATGGGACTGGCTCCCATGCTGGTGTTTTCTCCCATGCTGCTGCGGGCCAAGAAAAGGGCGCTGCTTGATTATGGCGTTCTGCTTGCGCAGCATGGCCGGGCAGTCGACGCCCGCTGGATCGCCAGGCAAAGCATCCCGGATACTCCGCTGCTGGATGCTCCTGAATTGGGGCCGGTGGCCGACATCCAGGCGATGTACCAATCCGTGGCCGCGATGCGGGTGGCCATCATCAGCAAATCGGTGTTGATCAAAATCGTCTTGCCTGCCGCACTGCCTTTGCTGGCGCTGGTGGCCACGCAGTGGCCGCTCAAGAGCACCTTGTCCAAATTGCTGTTCACGCTACTGTAATCAAAGGAGGCACATTCGATGCGAATGAGGGTTCGCAACACCATTCCGCTCAGGCGGAATCTTGCGGTGTGATTCGCTTTCCCGACAGGAGAGTTATATGAAATGGCTTCTAAGGTACTGCATGGCATTGGCTATGCTTCTTTGTTTAAGCCCGCCCAGCCATGGCCAGACCAAGCTGAGCAACGAGCGGCTGGACCAGTTGCTGGCGCCGGTTGCGCTTTATCCGGATGCGCTGCTGTCGCAGGTGCTGATGGCGTCGACCTATCCCGACGACGTCGCGGCGGCGGCGCAATGGTCCAAGCAGCACACCGACCTCAGCGGTGACGCGGCGGTGAAGGCCGTGCAGAACCAGCCCTGGGATCCCAGCGTGCTGTCGCTGGCGGGGTTTCCTTCGGTGCTGGACATGATGGGCCGCCAACCCGATTGGACTCGCTCGGTGGGCGACGCATTTCTGGATCAGCCGAATGACGTAATGGATTCGGTGCAGCGATTGAGACTGCAGGCCCAGAACGCGGGAAATCTGGCCAGCAACGCGCAGCAGACGGTAACGACGTCAACCCAGAGCGGTGCGACGGTGGTCAGCATCGAGCCCGCTACGCCCAGCGTGGTGTACGTGCCGACGTACAACCCTGCTACGGTCTATGGCACATGGCCTTATCCCGCTTATCCGCCTGCCTATTATCCTCCGCCGCCCGGCTCGGTCTTTGCGTCGGCCTTGGTAAGCGGGCTGGCATTCGGCACGGGCATCGCGATCGCCGACTCGCTATGGGGCGGCTTCGACTGGGACGATCACGACGTGGACATAGACGTCAATCGCTACAACAACATCAACGTCAACAAGAAACTGGATGCGAGCCGGACCAACGTACAGTGGAGTCACGACCCATCCAGGCGAGGGAGTACCCCTTACCGCAGCGCGGACACGCGCCAGCGCTTCGACGATCAGCGCGTCAGCGCGCAGCGAAGCCAGGCAGGTCGGGCGGCCGGCCGGCCCACATCCAGGCCGGTGACAGACCAGCAGGCCCGTCGTGACCATGCACAAGAGGTCATGCGGCAACGCGGCGGGGCGAGCCCGGCCGCACGGAGTGCGGGCGGGCAGGCGAATCGGGCCGGCGCGCGCGCGAATGGCAGCCGCGCGCACGCAGGCAGCGCCAATCGCCACCGCGGCGATGCGCAGGCGGCGGCCATTGCGCGGTCGCGGGACAACAATCGTGACAATGCACTGCGCGGCGTCAACGGCCCGGCGCATACGCGCAACGGGACACGCTCGCATGCCGGGCAGGCCCGGCCGGCAATACAGCACGAAAATCGGCGCATGTCGGCGCCGTCACGCCCGCAGAGTGGCGGCATGCATGGTGCGGGACAACACGGACGGGGGCACGGAAGACGATGAAACGAATCAGACAATCATGGATTCGCGGCGGCGCGCTGGGCTTGATTGCCGCCGGTATCCTTTGCACCGCGGGCCAGGCGTGGGCCCAGGCGGCGTATCCCAGCGCGGACGCGGCTGCCGAGGCGTTCGTGTCTGCTGTTGCCACGGGCGATGACGACAAACTCGAGCATGTCCTGGGCGCCGATTTCCGGCGCTATGTCCCGTCGGACGCCATATCGCGCGACGATGTCTACGCATTCCTGGCTGCCTGGTTCAAGCATCATGAAATTGCGGCCACGGGGCCGGCCTCGGCGGCGTTCATCGTTGGCGAGCATGGCTGGTCTTTCCCCGCGCCTATCGTAAAGAACGCGCGAGGATGGCATTTCGATGTGCGCGCGGGGGCTCGGGAAATGCAGCAAAGGCGTATCGGCCGCAATGAGAGCGCCGCCATGGAAACCCTGAAAATATTGTGCAAAGCGCAGCAGCAGTACCGGGCATCAGTGGGAAAAGGCATACCGGCACAGCGGATCGTCAGCCGCGACGGCCGGTACGACGGGCTGTATTGGCCGCCAGACAGTCAGGCGCCCGCATCGAGCCCGCTGTCGGATGACGCCCTGGTGATGGGCAGCGATGTACCGGTGGATGCCGCTTTGCATGGGTATCGGTACACCGTCTTGCGGCCGACCGATCAAACAGGATGTGCATTTGCTGCCTGGCCCGCCGCATATGGGGTATCGGGTAAATACAGCTTTGCCATTGGCCCGGCAGGCGAGGTGGTCGAGCGCGATTATGGCAGGCAGTCCAGGGCTGCCGACTATGCTCAAGTCGGGCCGGGCATGGACAGCGGATGGGGCAAGGCCCTGCCTTGACGTAATTGTTAAAACGATATGGCGAAGATTCGTAAGAATTTCGCTTTTTGGATAGCGTCGCTTTCCGGTTCGAGATACCTTAATCTCAAGGAGGGCGGCGCAATCCATGGCAACCGTTAGAAGCAATACGATGCGGTGCATATATGTTTTGCCAAACGTTTCATTATTTGTTTGTTAGTTGCCGTTTTTTGTGTCCTTTCTGTTTGTTTTTCGCTTGAGATTATCTGCTCCATCGAAATTGAACATCAGAAAATGCAGCAGCGGCCCCCACCGCTGACACATATTCTGCCTGCTGTGCATCACCAACGCGAGGTGCGGTATGCGGCAAGAAGATTTACTGCGGCGTTCATTCCATCGGCCCCGACCGCCATCGGTTGATCGACTCTTTCGTCGGCTTATTGACGCGGGTGTTTACCTACATCGACGAGCCTGACGCGACTCTGCCTGGCTCGAGCCAGGCGGGGAGCAGCAGTGCAATGGCCGCGGACTCTGCGGCCGTGTACCACAGCGAGTTGTGGCTCTCCAGCTAACGCATAGCCGCTGCGTGGAGAGCAAGCCGGGAGGCACGCATCATGAAGACTTGCCCTGGATTTCGGCCGATTTCCCGCACGTTGGCGCTTGAGCCCCGGCTTTTGTATGACGCCGCCGCGGCGGTCGCAGCAGACCGCCAACAGGCGGACTCGCAGCCCGATCACGGCGAGGTTGGCGCTTCGCATGATGGCCAGCCGCCGGCCGGCAAGGCGTTGCTGGTGATCGATGGCAGGCTGGCCGGCGCCCAGGCCCTGGCCGACAGCGCTACGCCCGGCACGCAGGTGCTGGTGGTAGCCCCTGCGCAGGATGGCGTCGCGGCGGTGCGCAAGGCGCTTGAGGCGCTGGGCCAGGTCGATTCCGTGCAGATTATCAGCCATGGTGCGCCCGGCCAGCTTACGCTGGGCAGCAGCGTGCTTACCGCGCAATCCGCCGATACGCTGCGCACGGCCGGCTGGGAAGCCCATCTCAGCAAGGACGCGGATATTCTGCTCTATGGCTGTGGCACGGCAAGCTCGGAAAGCGGCGAGGCGCTGCTGAGCGCCCTGGCGCAGTCCACCGGCGCCGATGTGGCCGCGTCCAGCAACGATACCGGCAGCGAACAGGCGGGCGGCGACTGGACGCTGGAAGTGCGCACCGGTTCGATCGAAAGCCAGCTGCATATTGCAGCCGGCGCGCTGGCGCAGTTCGACGGCCTGCTGGCCAACGCGGCGCCCACTCTGACCCTGGATGGCAGTTCGGCCGACATTCTGCTGGGCAGCGACGCCACCATACACGCCACGGTCACGAATCCTTCCAGCCAGGAAGGCTACGCCCCGTTCATCGACGTGCTGCTGCCGGCTACCGGCTACGACGGCGATGATGGCGTCAGTTTCGTGTCCGCCAGCACCATGGGTATCACGCTGAAAAGCCATACGGTGACCTTTGGCGCGGACGGAACCGCCGAGCATCCGGTTGCGCGCGACCAGAACGGCGACCCCGTGGTGCTGCAAGCCTCGGATTATGGATATAAGCCGGGTGACCAGTTGGTGGTGCTGGAGCTGCCATATGCCGGCTTCGGGCAGGAGCAGCCCCAGATCGACGTGGATATCGTGGTGCGCATGAGCCCGCTGGCGGATGTGAACCAGGATCACAATATCAGGCTGCGGGCCGGCTTCCAGTATGGCAACGATCCGCTGGACAATCCGCAGCAGGACCCCTCGCTGGTCGAGGCGCAGTGGGACGTTTATGCGCTGCGTTCGACGCCCCTGGACATTACCCAGTCGCTGGATATGGTGGAAGGCGAGACAACCACTGGCGAAAATTACCCGCACACGCTGACCGTCACGGCAACGCCTGCGCCCGGGCAGACACTGCAGAACGTCGTGGTCACGCAGCAATTGCCCGACAGCATCCGCGTGCTCAGTATCACGCCCGCCGGCGGCGGCGTGGTCACCCGCCTTACGCTGGCCGACGGCCGGGTGCTGGAAGACCCCGCCGCTATCAGCGCGGCGCTGGCGCTGAAGCCTTATGTCGACTCGTACGAAGTCAGCTATGACGCGTTGAGCGCGCCGAGCGACACGCAGGTACAGTTCTTCGTTGCCGAGCAGACGGCCGCCGGCGAAAACGTGCTGGATCCCGGCACGGGATCGCCGCGCCAGATCCAGATTGCGCGTGCGCTGGCGACGGGGGCCTGGGATCCCCTGGATCCGCGCGATGTGCCGGAACATCTGCCATGGGTACCGGTCATCGGACGGGGAGATGACGTGGATTTCGTAGCCAAGTCAGTCACGTTGCACAAGAGCGCGTCCCTGGACACCGACAATGGCACGGCCGGGTTGTCTCCTGGCGATACGCTGCAATACCGCTACGACGTCACGCTTTCGGATTATTTCGCCATCGGCAAATCCGTGCTGGGGCAGGGCAGCCTCACGGTCACCGACATGCTGGGCGACGGCTTGAGTTTCAATGGCACGCCGGTGATGACCTTTACCCAGGACGGGCAGCAGTATACGGTGGCGCTGGTCTATACCCTGGGCGACAAGACCGCCGACGGCACGCAAGTCGTCTTCGACCTGGCCGCAACGATCGAGCAGGCCGGGCTGAGCATGCTGGCACTGGTCGGCGATCTGGCCAGCGACGGCACGCGCCAGTCGGCCACCACCGCCACCATCGAGTATCTGGCGCAGGTCGACCAGGCCTATCAGGGCGACTATGGCCAGGCAGAGATCAACGAAGGCGACGTGCTCAGCAACAGCGCGCTGCTCGCGGGCACCATTGTGCAAAGCCGTCTGAATGTCGGCGCACTTCAGTCAGACGGCTCCGAATTCTCGATGACCGTGCCCACCGGGAATGTCGACATCGGCGTCTTTCAGGTCAACGGAAGCACCGTGCCGGCCAACTATGAGCTGCGGCCCGGCGACATCGTTACCTTCGCGCTGCGCTACGATTTGCAGACAGGTGATTACGAGAATCTCAAACTGACGGCCTACCTGCCCAGCCCCGTATTTCAGCCGGATGGCGAGTGGTCGATGGGGGTGGGCGACCATCGCTGGTCGTACGGGCCGGGCGATACGCATCCGGGCAGCCTGCAAAGCGTCACGCCAGGGGCTGGCGGCGCGCTGGTATTCGACTTCGGCGATTACGCAACGCAGGCCGATCCCAGCGGCCAGGCGCGCATCGAAGTCTTGTTCACGATGCGCGTCAGCGACCAGCCTTTCGCCGACCAGCGCTCCATCACGGTGCTCGGCCAATCCTCGCAGCAGACCACGATTGCCCACGATCCGATGGTGGACACCGACAATGTGCTGATCCAGTCCGTCGCCGAGCCGGTGCTGTCCATCGGGCATGGCGTAGTGTCTTCCAGCGGCGGCACGGTCAGCGGAGCCACTGGCGACTGGACGGCGGCCGGCAGCACCGGAGCGGGCTTCAACGGCACCATTACCGACCTGAGCGCGCTGGAAGGGGCTGTTTCGGGTATGGACGCCGGCGACATCATCCGGCTGGCCACGGGCATCGAGAACCTGGGCGGCGGCGGCGCTTACGATGCCGTCGTGGACTTGCAGATTCCGGCTGGCGTGGCGCTGCTGGGCGGCACGCTGGACAGCGCCAACCTGCGTGTGGCGCGCGGCGACGGCACACTGTTGGTGCAGGGGCGCGACTACAGCATTTCAGGCAATACCATCACCTTCCTGGACGCCGACGGCCAGCCGTCGCTGCTGGCAGGACGCGCGGGCTCGGCCAACGACGCCAGCGGCGCGAACATGGTGGTGATTACCTACGATGTGGAGGCTGACAGCGCACTGGCAGCCTCCAGTACGCTGCAGACGGCGGCAGTGCTGAGCCACTATGCCAGTGTCGAAGGCGGCGCCGATTTCACGCCGGTAGACCTTTCCGATACCGCGGACGCCCAGTCGGCCGCGCCGGTCGTCACGAAGGGCTTCGCCGACGGCAGCCTGAGCCCCGACGATTCCAGCGCCAGCCATACCAGCGGCAGCAGCCTGGTCATCGGCGAGCGCATGCTATATGACATTGTGGTGACCCTGCCAGAGGGCACCACCCAGAACCTGCGCCTGAATGACCTGATTCCCGATGGCTTTGCGCTGGACACCGGTTTTGGCCTGGGCGGCTATGAGCTGATTACTCAGATGGCGCAAAGCGGCGCATTGAGCGCGGATTTTGCCGGCACGGTCAGCGTGCAGGGCCTGGCAGGAATGGGCGGCGACGCGGGAACCAATGGCACCGATGTGAGGCTGACGTTCAACGCCAGCAGTGCCGCCGCCAACAATGGCCAGGCCGACAACCAGTTCGTCATCCGCCTGGGGCTGGTCGCCGCCAATGTGGCCACCAATCAGGCGGGCACTGTACTGACCAACGACGCATCGCTGGTCTATAGCGATCCTGACGGCGACAGCCCCAATGGCAGCACTGCGCTGGATCGCACGGTCGGTGCCAGCGGCGGGCTGCCGTCGGTGGCGATCGTCGAGCCGACGCTGTCGGTATCGCATACTTCGGTGAATGATGGCTCGCCGGTCGGCGTAGACCGGGGCGATACGATCACCTACACCATTACGGTCGGCAACGGCACGGCAGCCAGCGATGTCGACGCATTCGACGTGCGCCTGGCGGATGTATTGCCTACGGAACTCGGCGAGGCCGAGATCATCGGCGTAACGCTGTATGGCGGGGTAACACTGACCGGCGGCGATTTTGTCATCGACAACGGTGTGCTGCAGCTGGATCCGGACGCCAAGCTGGATATTCCCAAGGGCGGCAGCCTGGTGCTGCAGTTCCGCGGAGTGCTGAACGACAGCACAGGCACCAGCGGCAAGGTGGACAACCAGGTAACGGTGGCGTGGTCCAGCCTGGGCGGCGCCGCTACCGGCGAGCGTACCGGCGCGGACGGCGCGCTGAATTCCGGAGCCTTGAACGACTACCGGCTGGTCAGCGTGCATAGCGACAATGTGGCGGCATCGGGCACGATCAGCCATGTGGGCGGCCTGGCCGACACCGCCAACGGCAGCCCGACCACCGCGGATGCGCAAGATGTCGCGGTAGGCGAGATCATTCATTACCGCGTCGCCCTGCTGGTTCCGGAAGGCACACAGCCGGATGCGGCGATTCGCGTGCTGCTGCCCTCCGGGCTGACATTTATGAACGATGGGTCCGCCACGCTGGGATACCTGGCCAACGCGCTGGCCGACGGATCGGCCGGGCTGTGGACGGACCGCACCGACTTGATTGTGGGCGGCACTCCGAATATCGACGGCGGCGTGACCGACCAGGCCAGCACCTTGCTGGCGCCCGACCTGTCCGGCGTGCGCGCCGAAGGGGTGCTTAATACCCAGGCCATCGATACCAGCGATCCGCAGGCGGTTTTCCTGCAGCTGGGCAACCTGGTCAACGCGAACCAGGACTCGGATTTCGAAGGGCTGTACTTCGAATTCAACGTACGTGTCGACAACGCCGCCGGCGTAGCCGCGGGCAGCCAGCTGGCGGTGCGCTCGGAGTTTCTCAGCGGCGGCGAGGTGCGATTCGGCACGGACACCATCGTGGAACGGGTCGTCGAGCCTCGGATCGACAATATCGACAAGCACGTCGATACGTTCGATCCCGGCACGGGCACGGCGTTCGGCGCAGCGGGATATTCCGTCAGTTTCTCCAATACCGGCACGGCGGCCGCCTACAACGTCGTCCTGACCGATACATTGCCGGCGGGCGGACAGGGCCTGACGGTGGTTGGGCTGACCATCGACGGCGTCGCTTACGCGCCCGGCGAATATCCGGACGGGGTGTCCGTGGTGGCCAGCGGCGACACCGTTACGGTTTCCCTGGACAAGCTCGCGGCAGGCGCTTCGGTCGGCTTGGCCTATAGCGCCGAATTGCCCAATAGCACGCTGCTCGCGGATACCTCGGCCACGGTGACCTATACCAGCCTGCCCGACGACTTCCAAAGCTATGCCGGCACCGACGTCGGCGCCGCCGGCACGGTGGGCGGCGAACGCACCGGCGATGGCAGCGGCCCCAATCTGTACCGCGACAGCGATGCCGCCGGCGTGAGCCTGATGGCGGGCACCCTGTGGAACGATACCGACAGCGCCGACGGCTCTGTTGTGCCTGACGGACCGAGCCTGGAGGGGCAGTCCGTTACGCTGACCTGGGCGGGCGCGGATAACGACTTGTCTACCGCGGCCGATAACCGTAGCTGGACGACCACGACCGATGCCAGTGGCTATTACTACTTTGGCGTGCTGGGCGGCGGAACCTTCCGTATCGATGCGCCGCCCACCATTACGCTGGCTGCCCCGACCGGGGTCATCAATGCCCGCATCGATAGCGACGGCGCTTCGGCGCTGGGCGAGGTCGTTGCCCAGTTCGGCGATCTGGGCGCGGCTGCCGATGGCAGCGTGGGGTATGTGGAACGCAACGATGGGCCGGTCAATACCGTGCCGGCAGCGCAAAGCATGGATGAGGATACGCAGCTGGCGATCGACGGGCTGGCTATCCAGGACCCGGATGCCGGCACGGCGGACATGCTGGTCACCTTATCGGTAGAGCATGGCAGCCTGACGCTCACCCTGGGCGCCGCCGAAGTCGTGGCCGGGGCCCTGGGATCGAATTCCATGCAGTTGCGCGGCAGCCAGGCCGCCTTGAATGCGGCGCTGACAACCCTGACATACGCGTCCGATGCCAACTTCAATGGCGCCGATACGCTTACCATCACGACGGAAGACCAGGGCCAGCGAGGCGATGCCGACGGCGATGGCATTCCATTCGAAAGCGGCGACGACAATCTCGGCGATACCGACACCGTCTCGATTGCCATCCGGCCAGTCAACGATGTGCCGCAAGGCGTGGACGACGCCGCGCATGCCATCGAGGCGGGAGGCGTGGACAACGACATACCTGGCGTCGACCCGGCCGGCAACCTGCTGGACAACGATATCGACGTGGATATCCAGACCAACGGCGACGAGCTGTCTGTTACCCATGTCAGCTCCGATGTGGACGAGCTCACGCTGGATCCACTGGCCGCCGAGCAGGCGGTGGACGGCCGCTACGGGACGCTGTATATCAACAGCGCCGGCGGCTACCGGTACGAGGTCGACAATGCGGATCCGGCGATCCAGGCGCTGCTGGCCAGCAGCACACCGCTGCAGGAGACCTTCGCCTATACGCTGAAGGACACGGCGGACACGACGAGTTCGGCGCAGCTGGTCATTACGCTGAGCGGCGCCAACGATGCGCCGGCGGCACAGGATGACAGCGGGTCGGCCCAGGAGAAGGGAGGCATCGGCAATGCCAGTGGCGGCAGTCCCGCCCAGGGTAATGTGCTGGACAACGACAGCGATGTCGACGCCGGCGATACCCGCAGCGTCACGCAGGCCCGCGGCTACGACGGCAGCGGGCCCGGGCCGGCCCAGCCGATCGCCAGCGGCAGCACCTCTGCCAACGGCACGGCCATCGCGGGCCGATACGGCACCCTGACCCTCGGCGCCGACGGCAGCTATGTCTATGTGGTGGACGACGCCAATGCGGCCGTCCAGGCCCTGAATGACGGCGAAACACTGAGCGAGACCTTCGATTACGCAGTGACGGATGCCGGCGGCCTCAACGCGCTGGCATCGCTGGTCATCACCATAGACGGCAGCAACGACAATCCGGTTGCGGTGGATAACCTCGGCGAGGGATACACGGCAGCGGTGGACACTTCCACTAACACCGTGATCGGGGTGCCGCGCAACGCGCAGGGCAATGTCATTACCGACGCCTATCCGGACAGCGATCCGGCTGCGGTCGACAGCGACGTCGATAACGATATGTCGCAGTCCTCGGTCTACAGCATTGCCCCCGAAGGCGGCGGCGCGACCCTGGTGCCGCCGGGAGCGGGTGCCGATATCCTGGCTGCGTACGGCACGCTGCATATCAACAGCGATGGCACCTATGTCTACGAAATAGACAGCCTGAACCCAGCCCTTGTTGCCCTGGGCGCCGGAGAAAGTGTCCAGGAGCGTTTCGTCTATGCGCTGGAAGACGCGGCGGGCGCGCGGGCCGATGCCGTGCTGACGATCCAGATCTTCGGCGTGAGCGACCAGCCGGTGGCCAGCAATGTCGTGGGCGTGGCGCAGGAGCGCGGAGGGATTGGCAATGCCACGCCCGGCCGCACCGCCCAGGGCGATGTGACGGTGAATGACGTTGAACCGGACGGCGATGCGCTGACGGTAACCGGCGCGCGCGGCGGAGCTGAATCCGAGGGCGGGGCCTTGTTGCCGCTGGGCCAGCCCATACAGGGCATTTACGGCACATTGACGCTGTTGGCCGATGGCACCTATCAGTACGACCTGAACGAGAATGACGCCGACGTACAAGCGTTGCGCACCGAGCGGGATATGCTGGTGGATGTCTTTACCTACTCGGTGTCCGACAGTGGCGGCCTGAGCGACCAGGCGGAACTGCGCATCCGCATTCTGGGCCAGGACGA
This genomic window from Bordetella petrii contains:
- a CDS encoding autotransporter domain-containing protein — its product is MSGRHAIAERTAKRVSGWLIALLATASATAAFGQSGIRLSHDDLQKRANGVLALMSLSIVPDITTSSLSLGSGGAGTEGSSDFFMTQLGGGDTISDSVPIYLEGVLAYSRYDPTFIATQGAQQRSVPTKWNSLSATGGIGWDFKLTDELKLRPIFNFALGNVTSDLRGASWYVGRKTGRDVEFLDRGSLNAYGLGGSLMLDWEHYRPGYEVDVELRYSDIRLQSFDSSAAVKGEASARSANLWARYRAPTGITLLQRPLRYVLELTHSEFLGDQRGVLGFDRLTSIGAGLELDSSAYNVVVTRTRLVGRYVFGTNVSGFSVGLAVSF
- a CDS encoding DUF3300 domain-containing protein, coding for MKWLLRYCMALAMLLCLSPPSHGQTKLSNERLDQLLAPVALYPDALLSQVLMASTYPDDVAAAAQWSKQHTDLSGDAAVKAVQNQPWDPSVLSLAGFPSVLDMMGRQPDWTRSVGDAFLDQPNDVMDSVQRLRLQAQNAGNLASNAQQTVTTSTQSGATVVSIEPATPSVVYVPTYNPATVYGTWPYPAYPPAYYPPPPGSVFASALVSGLAFGTGIAIADSLWGGFDWDDHDVDIDVNRYNNINVNKKLDASRTNVQWSHDPSRRGSTPYRSADTRQRFDDQRVSAQRSQAGRAAGRPTSRPVTDQQARRDHAQEVMRQRGGASPAARSAGGQANRAGARANGSRAHAGSANRHRGDAQAAAIARSRDNNRDNALRGVNGPAHTRNGTRSHAGQARPAIQHENRRMSAPSRPQSGGMHGAGQHGRGHGRR
- a CDS encoding DUF2950 family protein, translating into MKRIRQSWIRGGALGLIAAGILCTAGQAWAQAAYPSADAAAEAFVSAVATGDDDKLEHVLGADFRRYVPSDAISRDDVYAFLAAWFKHHEIAATGPASAAFIVGEHGWSFPAPIVKNARGWHFDVRAGAREMQQRRIGRNESAAMETLKILCKAQQQYRASVGKGIPAQRIVSRDGRYDGLYWPPDSQAPASSPLSDDALVMGSDVPVDAALHGYRYTVLRPTDQTGCAFAAWPAAYGVSGKYSFAIGPAGEVVERDYGRQSRAADYAQVGPGMDSGWGKALP